The Salinibacterium sp. M195 genome includes a window with the following:
- the tmk gene encoding dTMP kinase gives MPGLFITLEGGDGAGKTTQSKLLVEWLQAAGHTVVVTREPGGTDLGVELREIVLHRRGAMEPRAEALIYAADRAHHIATVVRPALERGDIVVQDRYIDSSEAYQGAGRVLGAEEVRELSLWAAQGLMPDVTVLLDLDPTDGRKRLDSARTRYDRLEAEKHDFHTRVRQAFLERAAKEPERILVMDAAGDMSEIAAAIRERIQNHLPHPA, from the coding sequence CGGCGATGGTGCGGGTAAGACCACGCAGTCGAAGCTTCTCGTGGAATGGCTCCAAGCCGCAGGTCACACGGTCGTCGTGACCCGTGAACCGGGCGGCACCGATCTCGGTGTCGAGCTGCGCGAAATTGTGTTGCATCGCCGCGGGGCCATGGAGCCTCGCGCCGAAGCCCTCATTTACGCCGCAGACCGTGCCCACCACATCGCCACGGTAGTGCGACCTGCCCTTGAGCGCGGTGACATTGTGGTTCAGGATCGCTATATCGATTCCTCCGAGGCCTACCAAGGTGCCGGTCGAGTGTTGGGGGCTGAGGAAGTGCGCGAGCTCTCGCTCTGGGCGGCCCAAGGCCTCATGCCCGATGTGACGGTGCTGCTCGATCTCGACCCCACTGACGGCCGCAAGCGTCTCGATAGCGCCCGCACTCGCTATGACCGACTCGAAGCCGAAAAGCACGACTTCCACACTCGAGTGCGCCAGGCGTTCCTTGAGCGGGCCGCTAAAGAGCCCGAGCGCATCTTGGTTATGGATGCCGCGGGTGACATGAGCGAGATCGCTGCGGCGATCCGGGAGCGCAT